The Ailuropoda melanoleuca isolate Jingjing chromosome 9, ASM200744v2, whole genome shotgun sequence genome includes a region encoding these proteins:
- the GDPGP1 gene encoding GDP-D-glucose phosphorylase 1 isoform X2, whose product MAAPQDSNETSYLLPPNSKDWEEQGIPDFVYGQKELVVEGTQWPRTAPSLLDRTPRSRFDSALCSAWRQRMELGLFRYRLGELQTQTLPGAVGFVAQLNVERGVQRRRPQNIRSVKQAFDPEQFNFNKIRPGEVLFRLLREPDLPGALQQEDILVMINVSPLEWGHVLLVPEPTRGLPQRLLPGALRAGVEAVLLSSHPGFRVGFNSLGGLASVNHLHLHGYYLAHRLPVEGAPSKPLDPGGHLHLLQAPPAPGFLFYTSGPGPDLEALIGRVCRATDYLTDHDIAHNLFVTRGAPPGKTSPSSALTGIRVILWARKSSFGVKEGEAFNVALCELAGHLPVKTSQDFDSLTEAAALALIQDCLLPPAQAEKVQAALVALIAQDKQ is encoded by the coding sequence ATGGCTGCTCCACAGGATTCAAATGAGACTTCCTATTTGCTCCCTCCAAACAGTAAGGACTGGGAAGAGCAAGGCATTCCTGACTTTGTCTATGGGCAGAAGGAACTTGTGGTGGAAGGGACTCAGTGGCCTAGGACCGCACCCAGCCTCCTGGACAGGACACCGCGGTCTCGCTTCGACTCTGCTCTCTGCTCCGCCTGGAGGCAGCGGATGGAACTAGGGCTCTTCCGCTACCGCCTGGGGGAGCTGCAGACCCAAACCCTCCCTGGCGCTGTGGGTTTTGTGGCTCAGCTGAACGTGGAGCGAGGTGTGCAGAGGCGGCGCCCCCAGAACATCCGGAGTGTGAAGCAGGCATTTGACCCTGAACAGTTTAACTTCAACAAGATCCGGCCAGGAGAAGTGCTCTTCCGTTTGCTCCGGGAGCCCGATCTCCCAGGTGCTCTCCAGCAAGAGGACATCCTCGTGATGATCAATGTCAGCCCCTTGGAGTGGGGCCACGTGCTGCTGGTGCCCGAGCCGACCCGCGGGCTCCCCCAGCGCCTGCTGCCAGGCGCACTGCGGGCCGGCGTGGAGGCTGTGCTGCTGAGCTCACACCCAGGCTTCCGCGTCGGCTTCAATAGCTTGGGCGGCTTGGCCTCGGTGAACCACCTGCACCTGCACGGGTATTACCTGGCTCACAGACTGCCTGTGGAGGGGGCTCCGAGCAAGCCCCTGGACCCCGGGGGCCATTTGCATCTGCTCCAGGCCCCCCCAGCTCCCGGCTTCCTCTTCTACACAAGTGGGCCAGGGCCTGACTTGGAGGCCTTGATAGGCAGGGTATGTCGGGCCACTGACTACCTGACTGACCATGACATTGCCCATAATTTGTTTGTGACCCGCGGGGCCCCACCTGGAAAGACATCACCTTCCTCTGCTCTCACAGGCATCCGAGTAATTCTGTGGGCCCGGAAGTCCAGCTTTGGGGTAAAGGAAGGCGAGGCATTCAATGTCGCCCTCTGTGAGCTGGCCGGGCACCTCCCTGTCAAAACGTCCCAGGATTTCGACAGTCTGACAGAGGCGGCTGCTCTGGCCCTCATTCAAGATTGTCTGCTGCCCCCGGCCCAGGCAGAAAAAGTACAGGCAGCACTGGTGGCCTTGATAGCCCAGGACAAGCAGTAA
- the CIB1 gene encoding calcium and integrin-binding protein 1 isoform X1, protein MGGSGSRLSKELLAEYQDLTFLTKQEILLAHRRFCELLPPEHRSVEQSLQIRVSLEQILSLPELKANPFKERIGRVFSTSPARDSLSFEDFLDLLSVFSDTATPDIKSHYAFRIFDFDDDGTLNREDLSHLVNCLTGQGEDTRLSASEMKQLIDNILEESDIDRDGTINLSEFQHVISRSPDFASRKPDPLFSVQLL, encoded by the exons ATGGGGGGCTCGGGCAGTCGCCTGTCCAAGGAGCTGCTGGCCGAGTACCAG GACTTGACGTTCCTGACCAAGCAGGAGATCCTCCT AGCCCACAGGCGGTTCTGTGAGCTGCTTCCCCCAGAGCACCGGAGTGTGGAGCAGTCACTGCAGATACGAGTGTCCTTGGAGCAGATCCTCAGCCTTCCAGAGCTCAAG GCCAACCCCTTCAAGGAGCGAATCGGCAGGGTCTTCTCCACATCCCCCGCCAGGGACAGCCTGAGTTTCGAGGACTTCCTGGACCTCCTCAGTGTGTTCAGTGACACAGCAACTCCAGACATCAAGTCCCACTATGCCTTCCGCATCTTCG ACTTTGATGATGATGGAACCTTGAACCGTGAAGACCTGAGTCACCTTGTGAACTGCCTCACAGGACAGGGCGAGGACACACGGCTTAGTGCTTCGGAGATGAAACAGCTCATTGACAAC ATCCTGGAAGAGTCTGACATTGATAGGGATGGCACCATCAACCTGTCAGAGTTCCAACACGTCATCTCCCGTTCACCGGACTTCGCCAG cAGAAAACCCGACCCACTCTTCTCTGTTCAGCTCCTTTAA
- the LOC100478837 gene encoding tubulin polyglutamylase TTLL13P isoform X2: protein MEPNTCKTSESEEDYVEEEGSEEECVQGETTIPSDSSQQELSKADCKEFGDGVPLSIVAKKIPKKIIAPTDSDDLEVGRRKRRRKRRPLAINLTNCKYESVRRAAQMCGLKEVGEDEEWTVYWTDCSVSLERVTDMKRFQKINHFPGMTEICRKDLLARNLNRMQKLYPAEYNIFPRTWCLPADFGDFQSYGHQRKTRTYICKPDSGCQGRGIFITRNPREIKPGEHMICQQYISKPFLIDGFKFDMRIYVLITSCDPLRIFMYEEGLARFATMPYVEPSHTNLDDVCMHLTNYAINKHNENFVRDDAVGSKRKLSTLNSWLREHGYDPRELWGDIEDIIIKTIISAHSVLRHNYRSCFPQYLRGGTCACFEILGFDILLDHNLKPWLLEVNHSPSFTTDSCLDREVKDALLCDTMTLVNLRGCDKRKVMEEDKRRVKERLFQCHQQPREARREQIESSHAAILDQERYEDSHLGGYRRIYPRPDTEKYAPFFKHNGSLFQETAASKAREECARQQLEEIRLKQEQQETSGSKRRKGNRDQNQGESAGEKSRSRARLRGLSTRLVYRNRTREKELLPVHLDTMHPQEIVEEEELERMKALLQRENLIRSLGIVEQLTRMLHPSHQGQKKLHEYRPRFHQDGLGSQELPSVSLVPLVLLRGAAKKQGPPHFLHPVRAHELIPRILGPLPTMNAAIPHHSWCHLQPKNFNWIGDPAAIGPCSLSMKTSGRRYFSSARVRLTSQGQASRRLEAINRALAGSVPSSLTPKQGYLLQPEKVASGSWTDCALPSAADSEHRAPKTQDLTLCPASAPLMLRTTALLDISHHR from the exons ATGGAGCCAAACACCTGTAAGACCAGCGAATCGGAGGAAGACTACGTTGAGGAAGAGGGATCCGAGGAGGAATGTGTTCAAGGGGAAACTACCATCCCTTCTGACTCTTCTCAGCAGGAACTCTCAAAGGCTGACTGTAAAGAATTTGGGGATGGAGTTCCCTTATCTATTGTAGccaagaaaattccaaagaaaatcaTAGCTCCAACTGACTCAGATGACTTAGAAgttgggaggagaaagagaaggcgGAAACGCAG ACCCCTGGCCATCAACCTGACCAACTGCAAGTATGAGAGCG TGCGTCGGGCAGCCCAAATGTGTGGcctgaaggaggtgggggaggacgAAGAGTGGACTGTGTACTGGACAGACTGCTCTGTCTCCCTGGAACGAGTCACGGACATGAAGAGGTTTCAG AAAATCAATCACTTCCCGGGCATGACGGAAATCTGCCGCAAAGACCTGCTGGCTCGGAACCTCAACCGCATGCAGAAACTCTATCCCGCCGAGTACAACATCTTCCCCCGCACCTGGTGCCTCCCTGCAGA CTTTGGGGACTTCCAGTCCTATGGTCATCAGCGAAAAACCCGCACTTACATCTGCAAGCCGGATAGTGGCTGCCAGGGACGAGGCATCTTCATCACCCGAAATCCCCGGGAGATCAAGCCAGGAGAGCATATGATCTGCCAGCAATACATCTCCAAG CCCTTCCTCATTGACGGCTTCAAGTTTGATATGCGAATCTATGTCCTGATCACGTCCTGTGACCCTCTTCGGATCTTCATGTATGAGGAGGGCCTGGCTCGCTTTGCCACTATGCCCTACGTGGAGCCCAGCCACACCAACCTG GATGACGTCTGCATGCATCTGACCAACTATGCTATCAACAAACACAATGAGAATTTTGTCCGAGATGATGCTGTGGGCAGTAAGAG GAAGCTGTCGACACTCAATTCCTGGCTGCGAGAACACGGCTACGACCCCCGAGAGCTGTGGGGGGACATTGAGGACATCATCATCAAAACCATCATCTCAGCCCATTCTGTTCTTCGCCACAACTACCGATCCTGTTTTCCCCAATATCTGCGTGGAGGTACATGTGCCTGTTTTGAGATCCTTGGTTTTGACATCTTGCTGGACCACAACCTGAAGCCCTGGCTGCTGGAG GTAAACCACTCTCCAAGCTTCACCACCGACTCCTGCCTTGATCGAGAAGTGAAGGATGCACTTCTCTGTGATACCATGACCCTTGTCAACCTCCGTGGCTGTGACAAAAGGAAGGTGATGGAGGAGGACAAGCGACGAGTCAAGGAGCGGCTTTTCCAGTGCCACCAGCAGCCACGGGAAGCCAG GCGAGAACAAATTGAGTCGTCCCACGCAGCAATACTGGACCAGGAGCGCTATGAGGATTCCCACCTTGGGGGATACCGGCGGATCTACCCTAGGCCCGACACGGAGAAGTACGCACCTTTCTTTAAGCACAATGGCTCCCTCTTCCAAGAGACTGCTGCTTCCAAGGCCAGAGAGGAGTGTGCCAG GCAGCAACTGGAAGAGATCCGCCTTAAGCAGGAACAGCAGGAGACCTCAGGCAGTAAGAGGCGAAAGGGAAACAGGGACCAGAACCAGGGTGAATCAGCAGGAGAGAAGAGCCGATCCAGGGCCAGGCTCCGGGGACTTTCCACCCGCTTGGTTTATAGGAACCGGACCCGGGAGAAAGAG CTGCTACCAGTACACCTGGACACCATGCATCCTCAAGAAATTGTGGAAGAGGAGGAGCTGGAGCGAATGAAGGCCCTGCTACAAAGGGAGAATCTCATCCGAAGCCTGGGTATTGTAGAGCAGCTCACGCGCATGCTGCACCCCAGCCACCAGGGCCAGAAAAAACTTCATGAGTATCGG CCTAGATTTCACCAGGACGGGCTGGGCAGTCAAGAACTGCCATCTGTGAGTCTGGTCCCATTGGTCCTCCTGAGAGGGGCTGCCAAAAAGCAGGGCCCTCCTCATTTCCTGCATCCAGTTCGGGCCCACGAGTTGATCCCCAGGATCTTAGGGCCACTGCCAACCATGAATGCTGCAATTCCACATCATTCCTGGTGCCACCTACAGCCAAAAAACTTCAACTGGATAGGAGATCCAGCAGCCATCGGCCCCTGTTCACTGTCAATGAAGACATCTGGAAGGCGCTATTTTTCCAGTGCCAGAGTCAGGCTCACTAGCC AAGGCCAAGCCAGCAGAAGGCTAGAAGCCATAAACAGAGCCCTGGCAGGATCAGTGCCATCCTCTTTAACCCCAAAGCAGGGCTATCTTCTGCAACCAGAAAAAGTGGCAAGTGGCTCATGGACTGATTGCGCCTTGCCCTCCGCGGCAGACTCTGAACACAGAGCACCCAAGACCCAGGATCTCACTCTCTGCCCTGCCTCTGCACCCCTGATGCTGCGAACCACCGCCCTCCTTGACATCAGCCACCACAGGTAA
- the LOC100478837 gene encoding tubulin polyglutamylase TTLL13P isoform X1, which translates to MEPNTCKTSESEEDYVEEEGSEEECVQGETTIPSDSSQQELSKADCKEFGDGVPLSIVAKKIPKKIIAPTDSDDLEVGRRKRRRKRRPLAINLTNCKYESVRRAAQMCGLKEVGEDEEWTVYWTDCSVSLERVTDMKRFQKINHFPGMTEICRKDLLARNLNRMQKLYPAEYNIFPRTWCLPADFGDFQSYGHQRKTRTYICKPDSGCQGRGIFITRNPREIKPGEHMICQQYISKPFLIDGFKFDMRIYVLITSCDPLRIFMYEEGLARFATMPYVEPSHTNLDDVCMHLTNYAINKHNENFVRDDAVGSKRKLSTLNSWLREHGYDPRELWGDIEDIIIKTIISAHSVLRHNYRSCFPQYLRGGTCACFEILGFDILLDHNLKPWLLEVNHSPSFTTDSCLDREVKDALLCDTMTLVNLRGCDKRKVMEEDKRRVKERLFQCHQQPREARCCRREQIESSHAAILDQERYEDSHLGGYRRIYPRPDTEKYAPFFKHNGSLFQETAASKAREECARQQLEEIRLKQEQQETSGSKRRKGNRDQNQGESAGEKSRSRARLRGLSTRLVYRNRTREKELLPVHLDTMHPQEIVEEEELERMKALLQRENLIRSLGIVEQLTRMLHPSHQGQKKLHEYRPRFHQDGLGSQELPSVSLVPLVLLRGAAKKQGPPHFLHPVRAHELIPRILGPLPTMNAAIPHHSWCHLQPKNFNWIGDPAAIGPCSLSMKTSGRRYFSSARVRLTSQGQASRRLEAINRALAGSVPSSLTPKQGYLLQPEKVASGSWTDCALPSAADSEHRAPKTQDLTLCPASAPLMLRTTALLDISHHR; encoded by the exons ATGGAGCCAAACACCTGTAAGACCAGCGAATCGGAGGAAGACTACGTTGAGGAAGAGGGATCCGAGGAGGAATGTGTTCAAGGGGAAACTACCATCCCTTCTGACTCTTCTCAGCAGGAACTCTCAAAGGCTGACTGTAAAGAATTTGGGGATGGAGTTCCCTTATCTATTGTAGccaagaaaattccaaagaaaatcaTAGCTCCAACTGACTCAGATGACTTAGAAgttgggaggagaaagagaaggcgGAAACGCAG ACCCCTGGCCATCAACCTGACCAACTGCAAGTATGAGAGCG TGCGTCGGGCAGCCCAAATGTGTGGcctgaaggaggtgggggaggacgAAGAGTGGACTGTGTACTGGACAGACTGCTCTGTCTCCCTGGAACGAGTCACGGACATGAAGAGGTTTCAG AAAATCAATCACTTCCCGGGCATGACGGAAATCTGCCGCAAAGACCTGCTGGCTCGGAACCTCAACCGCATGCAGAAACTCTATCCCGCCGAGTACAACATCTTCCCCCGCACCTGGTGCCTCCCTGCAGA CTTTGGGGACTTCCAGTCCTATGGTCATCAGCGAAAAACCCGCACTTACATCTGCAAGCCGGATAGTGGCTGCCAGGGACGAGGCATCTTCATCACCCGAAATCCCCGGGAGATCAAGCCAGGAGAGCATATGATCTGCCAGCAATACATCTCCAAG CCCTTCCTCATTGACGGCTTCAAGTTTGATATGCGAATCTATGTCCTGATCACGTCCTGTGACCCTCTTCGGATCTTCATGTATGAGGAGGGCCTGGCTCGCTTTGCCACTATGCCCTACGTGGAGCCCAGCCACACCAACCTG GATGACGTCTGCATGCATCTGACCAACTATGCTATCAACAAACACAATGAGAATTTTGTCCGAGATGATGCTGTGGGCAGTAAGAG GAAGCTGTCGACACTCAATTCCTGGCTGCGAGAACACGGCTACGACCCCCGAGAGCTGTGGGGGGACATTGAGGACATCATCATCAAAACCATCATCTCAGCCCATTCTGTTCTTCGCCACAACTACCGATCCTGTTTTCCCCAATATCTGCGTGGAGGTACATGTGCCTGTTTTGAGATCCTTGGTTTTGACATCTTGCTGGACCACAACCTGAAGCCCTGGCTGCTGGAG GTAAACCACTCTCCAAGCTTCACCACCGACTCCTGCCTTGATCGAGAAGTGAAGGATGCACTTCTCTGTGATACCATGACCCTTGTCAACCTCCGTGGCTGTGACAAAAGGAAGGTGATGGAGGAGGACAAGCGACGAGTCAAGGAGCGGCTTTTCCAGTGCCACCAGCAGCCACGGGAAGCCAGGTGCTGCAG GCGAGAACAAATTGAGTCGTCCCACGCAGCAATACTGGACCAGGAGCGCTATGAGGATTCCCACCTTGGGGGATACCGGCGGATCTACCCTAGGCCCGACACGGAGAAGTACGCACCTTTCTTTAAGCACAATGGCTCCCTCTTCCAAGAGACTGCTGCTTCCAAGGCCAGAGAGGAGTGTGCCAG GCAGCAACTGGAAGAGATCCGCCTTAAGCAGGAACAGCAGGAGACCTCAGGCAGTAAGAGGCGAAAGGGAAACAGGGACCAGAACCAGGGTGAATCAGCAGGAGAGAAGAGCCGATCCAGGGCCAGGCTCCGGGGACTTTCCACCCGCTTGGTTTATAGGAACCGGACCCGGGAGAAAGAG CTGCTACCAGTACACCTGGACACCATGCATCCTCAAGAAATTGTGGAAGAGGAGGAGCTGGAGCGAATGAAGGCCCTGCTACAAAGGGAGAATCTCATCCGAAGCCTGGGTATTGTAGAGCAGCTCACGCGCATGCTGCACCCCAGCCACCAGGGCCAGAAAAAACTTCATGAGTATCGG CCTAGATTTCACCAGGACGGGCTGGGCAGTCAAGAACTGCCATCTGTGAGTCTGGTCCCATTGGTCCTCCTGAGAGGGGCTGCCAAAAAGCAGGGCCCTCCTCATTTCCTGCATCCAGTTCGGGCCCACGAGTTGATCCCCAGGATCTTAGGGCCACTGCCAACCATGAATGCTGCAATTCCACATCATTCCTGGTGCCACCTACAGCCAAAAAACTTCAACTGGATAGGAGATCCAGCAGCCATCGGCCCCTGTTCACTGTCAATGAAGACATCTGGAAGGCGCTATTTTTCCAGTGCCAGAGTCAGGCTCACTAGCC AAGGCCAAGCCAGCAGAAGGCTAGAAGCCATAAACAGAGCCCTGGCAGGATCAGTGCCATCCTCTTTAACCCCAAAGCAGGGCTATCTTCTGCAACCAGAAAAAGTGGCAAGTGGCTCATGGACTGATTGCGCCTTGCCCTCCGCGGCAGACTCTGAACACAGAGCACCCAAGACCCAGGATCTCACTCTCTGCCCTGCCTCTGCACCCCTGATGCTGCGAACCACCGCCCTCCTTGACATCAGCCACCACAGGTAA
- the GDPGP1 gene encoding GDP-D-glucose phosphorylase 1 isoform X1, whose product MEVSPMAAPQDSNETSYLLPPNSKDWEEQGIPDFVYGQKELVVEGTQWPRTAPSLLDRTPRSRFDSALCSAWRQRMELGLFRYRLGELQTQTLPGAVGFVAQLNVERGVQRRRPQNIRSVKQAFDPEQFNFNKIRPGEVLFRLLREPDLPGALQQEDILVMINVSPLEWGHVLLVPEPTRGLPQRLLPGALRAGVEAVLLSSHPGFRVGFNSLGGLASVNHLHLHGYYLAHRLPVEGAPSKPLDPGGHLHLLQAPPAPGFLFYTSGPGPDLEALIGRVCRATDYLTDHDIAHNLFVTRGAPPGKTSPSSALTGIRVILWARKSSFGVKEGEAFNVALCELAGHLPVKTSQDFDSLTEAAALALIQDCLLPPAQAEKVQAALVALIAQDKQ is encoded by the exons ATGGAG GTCAGCCCCATGGCTGCTCCACAGGATTCAAATGAGACTTCCTATTTGCTCCCTCCAAACAGTAAGGACTGGGAAGAGCAAGGCATTCCTGACTTTGTCTATGGGCAGAAGGAACTTGTGGTGGAAGGGACTCAGTGGCCTAGGACCGCACCCAGCCTCCTGGACAGGACACCGCGGTCTCGCTTCGACTCTGCTCTCTGCTCCGCCTGGAGGCAGCGGATGGAACTAGGGCTCTTCCGCTACCGCCTGGGGGAGCTGCAGACCCAAACCCTCCCTGGCGCTGTGGGTTTTGTGGCTCAGCTGAACGTGGAGCGAGGTGTGCAGAGGCGGCGCCCCCAGAACATCCGGAGTGTGAAGCAGGCATTTGACCCTGAACAGTTTAACTTCAACAAGATCCGGCCAGGAGAAGTGCTCTTCCGTTTGCTCCGGGAGCCCGATCTCCCAGGTGCTCTCCAGCAAGAGGACATCCTCGTGATGATCAATGTCAGCCCCTTGGAGTGGGGCCACGTGCTGCTGGTGCCCGAGCCGACCCGCGGGCTCCCCCAGCGCCTGCTGCCAGGCGCACTGCGGGCCGGCGTGGAGGCTGTGCTGCTGAGCTCACACCCAGGCTTCCGCGTCGGCTTCAATAGCTTGGGCGGCTTGGCCTCGGTGAACCACCTGCACCTGCACGGGTATTACCTGGCTCACAGACTGCCTGTGGAGGGGGCTCCGAGCAAGCCCCTGGACCCCGGGGGCCATTTGCATCTGCTCCAGGCCCCCCCAGCTCCCGGCTTCCTCTTCTACACAAGTGGGCCAGGGCCTGACTTGGAGGCCTTGATAGGCAGGGTATGTCGGGCCACTGACTACCTGACTGACCATGACATTGCCCATAATTTGTTTGTGACCCGCGGGGCCCCACCTGGAAAGACATCACCTTCCTCTGCTCTCACAGGCATCCGAGTAATTCTGTGGGCCCGGAAGTCCAGCTTTGGGGTAAAGGAAGGCGAGGCATTCAATGTCGCCCTCTGTGAGCTGGCCGGGCACCTCCCTGTCAAAACGTCCCAGGATTTCGACAGTCTGACAGAGGCGGCTGCTCTGGCCCTCATTCAAGATTGTCTGCTGCCCCCGGCCCAGGCAGAAAAAGTACAGGCAGCACTGGTGGCCTTGATAGCCCAGGACAAGCAGTAA
- the CIB1 gene encoding calcium and integrin-binding protein 1 isoform X2 — protein MGGSGSRLSKELLAEYQDLTFLTKQEILLAHRRFCELLPPEHRSVEQSLQIRVSLEQILSLPELKANPFKERIGRVFSTSPARDSLSFEDFLDLLSVFSDTATPDIKSHYAFRIFDFDDDGTLNREDLSHLVNCLTGQGEDTRLSASEMKQLIDNILEESDIDRDGTINLSEFQHVISRSPDFASSFKIVL, from the exons ATGGGGGGCTCGGGCAGTCGCCTGTCCAAGGAGCTGCTGGCCGAGTACCAG GACTTGACGTTCCTGACCAAGCAGGAGATCCTCCT AGCCCACAGGCGGTTCTGTGAGCTGCTTCCCCCAGAGCACCGGAGTGTGGAGCAGTCACTGCAGATACGAGTGTCCTTGGAGCAGATCCTCAGCCTTCCAGAGCTCAAG GCCAACCCCTTCAAGGAGCGAATCGGCAGGGTCTTCTCCACATCCCCCGCCAGGGACAGCCTGAGTTTCGAGGACTTCCTGGACCTCCTCAGTGTGTTCAGTGACACAGCAACTCCAGACATCAAGTCCCACTATGCCTTCCGCATCTTCG ACTTTGATGATGATGGAACCTTGAACCGTGAAGACCTGAGTCACCTTGTGAACTGCCTCACAGGACAGGGCGAGGACACACGGCTTAGTGCTTCGGAGATGAAACAGCTCATTGACAAC ATCCTGGAAGAGTCTGACATTGATAGGGATGGCACCATCAACCTGTCAGAGTTCCAACACGTCATCTCCCGTTCACCGGACTTCGCCAG CTCCTTTAAGATTGTCCTGTGA